One Endozoicomonas gorgoniicola DNA window includes the following coding sequences:
- a CDS encoding ISL3 family transposase, which produces MCTTPSLRPMFAFPGWVIEQIDIDWEVKQAFVYLRRDGRIQHEKCSQCETPMGQMKTKDRCVQDLPLGVLQVNLLFTAFQGRCSHCNNIETVTIPGLTPKAQATDRLKRHVSHLCRYMPCDKVPEFITISGGTARRWDKEMLLRMLSAPKRDGIRALLIDEKSIGKGHQYLTVVLNADSGETLFLGEGKRKETLDEFLSSLTEEQKASIECVGIDRGGSYQASVKEHLPNADIVYDKFHIIANYNDVIDQIRRREWRQAEEENKPFIKGQRFNLFMNPENLTPKRESSLKELLSMNEDLNQAYILKDMLKQLWTYTYKACAGKFLDRWIELAKETGIAELKRFAKGLDRAREGLLSYCHHRITSAKIEAFNGVIKRIIYKACGYNDLDYLYLKIRQEAVK; this is translated from the coding sequence ATGTGTACAACACCCTCACTACGTCCTATGTTCGCATTTCCCGGCTGGGTAATCGAGCAGATTGATATTGATTGGGAAGTCAAACAAGCTTTTGTCTATCTCCGCAGGGATGGCCGAATTCAGCACGAGAAATGCAGTCAATGTGAAACCCCTATGGGACAAATGAAGACAAAAGATCGGTGTGTCCAGGATTTACCACTGGGAGTTCTACAGGTAAATCTTCTCTTCACAGCTTTTCAGGGCCGCTGCTCACACTGCAACAATATTGAAACCGTTACTATTCCTGGTTTAACTCCCAAGGCTCAGGCAACCGATCGCCTTAAACGACACGTCAGCCATTTATGTCGCTATATGCCCTGCGACAAGGTGCCTGAATTCATTACTATATCCGGTGGTACTGCCCGTCGTTGGGATAAAGAGATGCTGCTGAGAATGCTTTCAGCTCCAAAGCGTGACGGTATTCGCGCTCTGCTCATTGACGAAAAATCCATTGGCAAAGGCCATCAGTATCTTACCGTTGTTCTTAACGCCGACTCAGGAGAAACCCTCTTCCTTGGTGAAGGCAAGCGAAAAGAGACTCTGGATGAGTTCTTGAGCAGCCTGACTGAAGAGCAAAAAGCGAGCATCGAGTGTGTTGGCATAGACCGTGGTGGCAGCTATCAGGCTTCGGTGAAAGAGCACTTGCCCAATGCGGATATTGTATACGACAAGTTTCACATTATTGCCAATTATAATGATGTGATAGATCAGATAAGGCGCAGGGAGTGGCGTCAGGCTGAAGAAGAGAACAAGCCCTTTATCAAGGGTCAGCGGTTCAACCTGTTCATGAACCCTGAGAACCTGACTCCAAAGCGAGAAAGCAGTCTGAAAGAGCTCTTGAGCATGAACGAGGATCTCAATCAGGCTTACATCCTGAAAGACATGCTCAAACAGCTATGGACGTACACGTACAAAGCGTGTGCCGGCAAGTTTCTGGATAGATGGATAGAGTTAGCAAAAGAAACCGGAATTGCAGAACTTAAGAGGTTTGCTAAGGGCTTGGACAGGGCAAGAGAGGGCTTGCTGTCGTACTGCCATCATCGTATAACCAGCGCGAAGATTGAAGCTTTCAATGGAGTCATCAAACGGATTATCTACAAAGCTTGTGGCTACAATGATCTTGATTACCTCTATCTTAAAATCAGGCAGGAGGCTGTAAAATGA
- the arcC gene encoding carbamate kinase codes for MEKPILVVAVGGNALLQRGELMSCENQKKSITSTARSLAKLHEKYRLVIVHGNGPQVGLLALQNLSYRDCPPYPMDVLGAETQGMIGYLMQQSIKRELPAENVTTLVTQVIVDANDPAIADPSKFIGPVYDKETAHKLAKQHGWTIKPDGEYWRRVVPSPAPAKIMESDAIKTLLAKDHIVICGGGGGAPVIKNDLNIEGFEAVIDKDATAALLAKEINAAELLILTDGSHVCLNWGKPNERALTDATVAEMKSYEFAAGSMGPKVDACCDFAEQTGGTGNIGDLHQALDVMNRTTGTRIFP; via the coding sequence ATGGAAAAGCCCATTCTGGTTGTCGCTGTTGGCGGGAATGCCCTGCTTCAACGTGGTGAACTCATGAGCTGCGAGAACCAAAAGAAAAGTATTACATCCACCGCACGCTCACTTGCCAAACTTCATGAAAAATACCGCCTGGTGATTGTGCATGGCAATGGTCCTCAGGTTGGTCTGCTTGCATTACAAAACCTGTCGTATAGAGACTGTCCTCCATACCCTATGGATGTTCTGGGAGCGGAAACTCAGGGCATGATTGGCTATCTCATGCAACAGAGCATCAAGAGAGAGCTTCCTGCTGAAAATGTCACCACCCTGGTTACTCAGGTAATAGTGGATGCCAATGACCCAGCTATTGCAGATCCATCAAAATTTATAGGCCCGGTTTATGACAAAGAAACAGCTCATAAGCTCGCAAAGCAGCACGGCTGGACCATCAAACCTGATGGCGAATACTGGCGTCGTGTAGTGCCATCTCCAGCACCAGCAAAAATCATGGAATCAGATGCCATTAAAACACTGCTTGCAAAAGATCATATTGTGATATGTGGCGGTGGCGGCGGTGCTCCTGTCATAAAGAACGATCTGAATATTGAGGGCTTTGAAGCGGTTATCGATAAAGATGCTACTGCCGCTTTACTTGCCAAAGAAATTAACGCGGCTGAGTTGTTAATACTGACTGATGGCAGCCATGTATGTCTGAACTGGGGTAAACCCAATGAGCGGGCTTTGACAGATGCTACTGTAGCTGAAATGAAAAGTTATGAATTTGCTGCTGGTTCCATGGGTCCCAAAGTAGACGCCTGTTGTGATTTTGCCGAACAGACTGGCGGCACAGGAAATATCGGCGACCTGCATCAGGCACTGGATGTCATGAATCGCACCACCGGAACCCGAATTTTCCCGTAA
- the ptcA gene encoding putrescine carbamoyltransferase, translating into MRIPSSSATELSKPELKHFLKTQDYTRQELTDILELMSMLKEARKANAVPQLFAGKSVGMIFEQPSTRTRVSFETAATILGGHGLFLSPKDIHLGAKESLADTGRVLSRMCDVIMARVDDHKTVAGLAEYSTVPVINGLCDWLHPTQMMADIFTMMEHLPEGKKLEDLTVAFVGDATNVCSSLMFICTKFGMHFKHIGPEKYQAPQAWQDIASENIKTYGGKLTVTDNIDEVEGCDILVADSFYWFGQEDEKEERLAAFMPKFVITEELMAKAGENSIFMHCLPANDKRECTREVMDGPRSVIFDEAENRLTAQMALLVYLTHKSIKKPSEETTAFHKDRIDTLLSRI; encoded by the coding sequence ATGAGAATCCCTTCATCCAGCGCTACCGAACTGAGCAAGCCTGAGCTGAAACACTTCCTCAAGACTCAGGATTACACTCGCCAGGAGCTGACCGACATTCTTGAACTGATGAGTATGCTGAAAGAAGCCCGCAAAGCTAACGCTGTTCCACAGCTGTTTGCTGGCAAGTCTGTTGGCATGATCTTCGAACAGCCTTCCACCCGTACCCGTGTTTCTTTTGAAACAGCTGCCACTATCCTGGGTGGACATGGCCTGTTCCTGTCTCCAAAAGATATTCACCTGGGTGCCAAAGAAAGCCTGGCTGACACTGGTCGTGTACTGTCCAGAATGTGCGACGTAATCATGGCTCGTGTAGACGACCACAAGACTGTTGCAGGTTTGGCTGAATACTCTACTGTCCCTGTTATCAACGGCCTGTGCGACTGGCTGCACCCAACCCAGATGATGGCAGATATATTCACAATGATGGAGCATCTTCCTGAAGGTAAAAAACTGGAAGACCTGACCGTTGCTTTTGTGGGTGATGCTACTAACGTATGCTCTTCTTTGATGTTCATCTGCACCAAGTTTGGCATGCACTTCAAACACATTGGCCCGGAAAAATATCAGGCTCCTCAAGCATGGCAAGATATCGCCAGCGAAAATATCAAGACTTACGGCGGCAAGCTGACAGTTACCGACAACATTGATGAAGTAGAAGGCTGTGACATACTGGTTGCGGACAGCTTCTACTGGTTTGGTCAGGAAGATGAGAAAGAAGAACGTCTGGCTGCCTTTATGCCTAAGTTCGTTATCACTGAAGAGCTGATGGCTAAAGCGGGTGAGAACAGCATCTTCATGCACTGTCTACCAGCTAATGACAAGCGTGAGTGTACCCGCGAAGTGATGGATGGCCCACGCTCTGTCATCTTTGACGAAGCTGAAAACCGCCTGACTGCCCAGATGGCCTTGCTGGTTTACCTGACCCATAAGTCCATCAAAAAGCCTTCAGAAGAAACTACCGCATTCCACAAAGATCGCATTGATACACTTTTGAGCCGCATTTAA
- a CDS encoding APC family permease, translating into MTTKTAGKMGLSSLTLFSVCAVLVVDGLTASASIGPSSITWWLITLVLFVIPYGLISSELGTTYPGEGGIYDWVKRAFGFKWAVRTTWFYWVNVGLWMPAVYIMFAGMFAEMFFPEMSLWLQIAICVALTWLSIWICNISVDAGVWVTNLGALFKVVVISVLGVGGFWYASQNGVANEFTFSTMMPSMDSGLGFLPVIIFNLMGFELIACMGDEIKDPRRDIPKSILISAVIVTGLYVFGTVGILMALPVEEIGLVAGIVSTLRTLFGDGAFGQAMVYIIGSMALVTFVANMTTWTMGASRAAMEAAQEGELPEVFAKEDSVHGTPIGANVMTGIVSTAVILLYGLTSGESDELFWSIFAFSSCVFLLPYLFMFPAYLKLRMTDPNAERPYKVPGGMRTQVLLSVMCFLFIVQAVVLFIFPDIGAGTVDWNYTIPVALGIAITIGIGEWILSRATKRLQTTAA; encoded by the coding sequence ATGACTACAAAAACAGCGGGGAAGATGGGGCTATCCAGCCTGACCCTGTTCAGTGTATGTGCGGTTCTGGTGGTGGATGGCCTGACAGCCAGTGCCTCTATTGGGCCCTCATCGATTACCTGGTGGCTTATCACTCTGGTACTTTTTGTTATTCCTTATGGTTTGATTTCTTCTGAGCTTGGAACAACTTATCCCGGTGAAGGTGGTATTTACGATTGGGTGAAACGTGCCTTTGGTTTCAAGTGGGCTGTGCGCACTACCTGGTTCTACTGGGTAAACGTAGGTCTCTGGATGCCAGCGGTGTACATCATGTTTGCTGGTATGTTTGCCGAGATGTTCTTCCCGGAAATGAGCCTGTGGTTACAGATTGCTATCTGTGTTGCCCTGACCTGGCTGTCTATCTGGATTTGTAATATCTCTGTCGATGCCGGTGTATGGGTAACGAACCTGGGTGCCCTTTTCAAGGTTGTGGTTATTTCTGTACTGGGTGTCGGTGGCTTCTGGTATGCCAGTCAGAATGGTGTGGCTAACGAGTTTACTTTTTCAACCATGATGCCTTCCATGGATTCCGGCCTTGGCTTCCTTCCTGTCATCATCTTTAACCTGATGGGCTTTGAGCTGATCGCCTGCATGGGTGATGAAATAAAAGACCCTCGTCGTGATATTCCGAAATCTATCCTGATTTCTGCAGTTATTGTTACCGGTCTGTATGTCTTTGGTACGGTCGGAATTTTGATGGCCTTGCCAGTAGAAGAAATTGGTCTGGTGGCGGGTATCGTTTCTACCCTGAGAACCTTGTTCGGTGACGGTGCCTTTGGTCAGGCCATGGTCTATATCATTGGCTCTATGGCTCTGGTTACCTTTGTCGCCAACATGACTACCTGGACGATGGGAGCCAGCCGCGCCGCCATGGAAGCTGCCCAGGAGGGTGAGTTGCCTGAAGTGTTTGCCAAGGAAGACTCTGTTCACGGAACTCCAATTGGCGCCAACGTGATGACCGGCATCGTATCCACTGCCGTTATCCTGCTGTACGGTCTGACTTCTGGTGAAAGTGATGAGCTGTTCTGGTCTATCTTCGCCTTCTCTTCCTGCGTTTTTCTGCTGCCATACCTGTTCATGTTCCCGGCTTACCTCAAGCTACGCATGACCGACCCGAATGCAGAGCGTCCTTATAAAGTGCCTGGCGGCATGAGGACGCAAGTGCTTCTGAGTGTTATGTGTTTCCTCTTTATTGTTCAGGCTGTTGTTCTGTTCATTTTCCCTGACATTGGTGCTGGTACCGTGGATTGGAACTACACCATTCCTGTGGCTCTGGGCATCGCGATCACTATCGGGATCGGTGAGTGGATTTTGAGCAGGGCAACCAAACGACTACAGACCACTGCTGCTTAA
- the aguA gene encoding agmatine deiminase: protein MSISYTTTPKEDGFRMPGEHDAHKEIWMAWPERSDNWRLGGKPAQQVFVNVAKAIAEVTPVTMAVTAAQYDNARTMLPENIRVIEMATDDSWMRDIAPSYVVNDKGERRGVDWEFNAWGGLVDGLYFPWNRDDQVARKICEIHRDGHYRAPIVLEGGSIHVDGEGTLYTTEECLLHESRNPDLSREEIEKVLGDYLNIEKVIWIPRGLYNDETNGHVDNLIHVVRPGEVILSWCDDENDPQYEISQEAYKILSEATDARGRKLKIHKMQIPGPLYIREDEAGGIDACDGMERAAGERLAGSYANFLITNKRIILPLLDPACDDAAKALLEDVYPGYEVVGVDAREILLGGGNIHCITQQVPAV, encoded by the coding sequence ATGAGCATTTCCTACACCACCACCCCAAAAGAAGACGGCTTTCGTATGCCAGGTGAGCACGACGCTCACAAAGAAATCTGGATGGCCTGGCCGGAGCGTTCTGATAACTGGCGCTTGGGCGGCAAACCTGCACAACAGGTGTTTGTTAATGTTGCAAAAGCTATTGCAGAAGTCACTCCAGTCACTATGGCTGTCACTGCTGCCCAGTATGATAACGCCCGCACTATGCTGCCGGAAAATATTCGGGTGATAGAAATGGCAACCGATGACTCCTGGATGCGTGATATCGCTCCAAGCTACGTGGTGAATGATAAGGGCGAGCGCCGGGGTGTCGATTGGGAGTTCAATGCCTGGGGCGGCCTCGTGGATGGTTTGTATTTCCCATGGAACCGTGATGACCAGGTAGCCCGAAAGATTTGTGAAATTCATCGGGATGGTCACTACAGGGCACCGATTGTTCTGGAAGGGGGCTCTATCCACGTGGATGGTGAAGGCACTCTCTACACCACTGAAGAATGCCTGCTGCACGAAAGCCGGAACCCGGATCTGTCCAGGGAAGAGATCGAGAAGGTATTGGGCGATTATCTGAATATTGAAAAGGTCATCTGGATTCCAAGAGGTCTTTATAACGACGAAACCAATGGTCATGTTGATAACCTGATCCACGTTGTTCGTCCGGGTGAAGTGATTCTGTCCTGGTGTGATGATGAGAATGATCCACAGTATGAAATCTCTCAGGAAGCCTATAAAATCCTGAGCGAAGCAACAGACGCCCGTGGTCGTAAGCTGAAAATTCACAAGATGCAAATCCCGGGGCCGCTTTATATTCGTGAAGATGAAGCAGGTGGTATCGATGCCTGTGATGGGATGGAGCGTGCTGCAGGTGAGCGACTGGCTGGTTCTTATGCGAATTTTCTGATCACCAACAAACGCATTATTCTGCCTTTGCTGGATCCAGCTTGCGACGATGCGGCTAAAGCTCTGTTGGAGGATGTTTATCCCGGCTATGAAGTTGTTGGGGTGGACGCTCGTGAAATCCTGTTGGGGGGAGGTAATATTCACTGCATTACCCAGCAGGTGCCTGCGGTGTAA
- a CDS encoding APC family permease yields the protein MALSRRLTRRDITLFTISAILTIDGLAAAAAIGVQSLTWWFLSFICFAAPYALISVELGTRWPSRGGIVHWVKLAFGHQWAARASWFYWLNVALWMPAVFIMMAGVFSQIFWPSMPLNIQIIFALVATWLTVLASSLSLEAGKWIPNIGALCKIIVVLFLGVGGLITAWNDGIANPINFTTLMPQWDRGLQFFPVIIFSLMGFDLVCCAGDEIKNPRKDLPVSLLFAGIIITGLYLFAVFGLLVALPVEEIGLISGLLTTLERMLSPLPGSEWLVMILGFLIMFSFIANTVTWSMGSNRAAAEAAHDRDMPAVFGIEHPVHGTPVGASVLSGIVASAAILLYGLMANSAESLYWSLFSFSSLVLLLPYLLLFPAYMVLKKEGQSDSEGWQISESLWKARIVAFLPTLFTAQAVVFFVLPPGTFDPVQTSSTLLGLAVVTGVGEWLCNRNTLPAKEKLSECPAR from the coding sequence ATGGCCCTGTCCCGACGCCTGACTCGCCGAGATATTACTTTATTTACCATCAGTGCGATTCTCACCATTGATGGCCTCGCAGCGGCAGCGGCTATTGGGGTTCAGTCTCTGACCTGGTGGTTTTTGTCATTTATCTGTTTTGCTGCACCTTATGCACTGATCAGTGTTGAGCTGGGTACCCGCTGGCCTTCCCGGGGAGGTATTGTGCATTGGGTGAAGCTGGCCTTTGGCCACCAGTGGGCGGCTCGTGCCAGCTGGTTTTACTGGCTTAATGTCGCACTCTGGATGCCTGCTGTCTTTATCATGATGGCCGGGGTGTTCAGCCAGATATTCTGGCCTTCAATGCCTCTGAATATACAGATTATTTTTGCCCTGGTAGCGACCTGGCTGACGGTGCTGGCCAGCAGCCTGTCTCTGGAAGCCGGTAAATGGATTCCGAATATCGGTGCCCTGTGTAAAATCATTGTTGTTCTTTTTCTTGGGGTTGGAGGTCTCATTACCGCCTGGAATGATGGCATTGCCAATCCCATCAATTTTACAACCCTGATGCCCCAGTGGGATCGGGGACTACAGTTCTTTCCTGTTATTATTTTTTCACTGATGGGATTTGACCTGGTGTGCTGTGCCGGTGATGAAATAAAAAACCCCCGCAAAGACCTGCCCGTCTCTTTGCTGTTTGCCGGTATTATTATTACCGGACTGTACCTGTTTGCTGTATTCGGTTTGCTGGTTGCGCTGCCTGTTGAGGAGATCGGGTTGATTTCCGGTTTGCTGACAACTCTCGAACGCATGCTCTCCCCTTTACCCGGCAGTGAGTGGCTGGTAATGATTCTCGGCTTTCTGATTATGTTCAGCTTTATTGCCAACACGGTGACCTGGAGCATGGGTTCAAACCGTGCTGCTGCCGAAGCTGCCCATGACCGGGATATGCCCGCTGTGTTTGGTATTGAACACCCGGTTCACGGTACTCCGGTGGGTGCCAGTGTACTCAGTGGTATCGTCGCTTCTGCGGCAATCCTGTTGTATGGTTTGATGGCAAATTCTGCAGAAAGCCTTTACTGGTCGTTGTTCTCTTTTTCCAGTCTGGTTCTTTTACTGCCCTATTTGCTTCTCTTTCCAGCTTACATGGTTTTGAAAAAAGAGGGGCAGTCCGATTCGGAAGGCTGGCAGATATCTGAAAGCCTGTGGAAGGCGCGTATAGTTGCCTTTCTGCCAACATTATTTACCGCTCAGGCTGTGGTCTTTTTTGTTTTGCCTCCCGGTACCTTTGATCCTGTGCAAACATCATCTACACTGCTCGGCCTGGCCGTAGTGACAGGGGTGGGGGAATGGCTATGTAATCGTAATACCCTGCCTGCTAAGGAGAAGTTAAGTGAGTGCCCTGCCCGCTGA
- a CDS encoding TetR/AcrR family transcriptional regulator codes for MSALPAEKLEKEVVTSALKGRRPQARSLERRKKIMDAARELITLKSVSSLSLYDIARKAEIPPSSLYHFFPKIELLFQALAEESFAAFDACVSEPLPPQAVHHWSDVGYTLEARMVQYYQQNDMARALILGQHLHSDILAADHKHDDRIGKQIEQIYRQYFQLPPLPEGYNIFAIALQIADKVYAMSHQEYGNITPAMACEGWLAARSYLGIYLPDQLQRAKQAEGLDMAEHF; via the coding sequence GTGAGTGCCCTGCCCGCTGAAAAGCTTGAAAAAGAAGTAGTGACGTCGGCTTTAAAAGGTCGGCGTCCACAAGCCAGAAGCCTGGAAAGGCGCAAAAAAATAATGGATGCTGCCCGTGAATTAATCACATTGAAGTCTGTTTCGAGTTTGTCTTTGTATGACATTGCTCGCAAGGCAGAGATTCCGCCATCCTCCCTCTATCACTTCTTTCCAAAAATTGAACTGTTATTTCAGGCTTTGGCAGAAGAGTCATTTGCTGCGTTTGATGCCTGCGTTTCTGAACCTTTACCACCGCAAGCCGTACATCACTGGAGTGATGTTGGTTATACCCTGGAAGCCCGGATGGTTCAGTATTATCAGCAAAACGACATGGCCAGAGCGTTGATTCTTGGTCAGCATTTGCACAGTGATATTCTGGCTGCCGACCACAAACACGACGATAGGATTGGTAAACAGATAGAGCAGATTTACCGCCAGTATTTTCAGTTGCCTCCGCTGCCTGAAGGCTACAATATTTTTGCTATTGCCCTGCAGATTGCCGATAAAGTTTATGCTATGTCACATCAGGAATATGGCAATATTACTCCTGCTATGGCCTGTGAAGGATGGCTTGCTGCCCGCTCATATCTGGGTATCTACCTTCCCGACCAGTTGCAACGGGCAAAACAGGCTGAAGGATTGGACATGGCAGAGCATTTTTAG
- a CDS encoding TetR/AcrR family transcriptional regulator, protein MTDDKALAAPKAQQPQRKPQARSLERRRAILDATRKLLETNTVSEISLYQVAEKAEIPPSSVYHFFPKVDALLNTLVKEVFAEFDTILDQPLKVENIGHWSDIMRQIQARYIDYYQQHQYARDLILGQHIVSAIHHADYLHDEQLGCRIRHFHEQFYQLPPLPEEYNIFAIALQIADKVYSISHQEFGNITDTMAQEGINACLAYLRQYLPENMCLQNN, encoded by the coding sequence ATGACAGACGATAAAGCATTAGCTGCCCCCAAAGCTCAACAGCCCCAGCGTAAGCCGCAGGCACGAAGTCTTGAGCGTCGCCGTGCAATTCTGGATGCGACCCGAAAGTTACTGGAAACGAATACCGTCAGTGAGATTTCCCTATATCAGGTTGCTGAAAAAGCAGAAATACCACCGTCGTCTGTTTACCACTTTTTCCCAAAAGTGGATGCCTTACTTAATACTCTGGTTAAAGAGGTTTTTGCTGAGTTTGATACGATTCTTGATCAACCACTGAAAGTAGAAAACATTGGTCACTGGTCAGATATTATGCGGCAAATACAGGCACGTTACATTGATTATTATCAGCAGCATCAATATGCCCGGGATCTGATTCTTGGACAGCATATTGTTAGCGCCATTCATCATGCTGACTACCTGCATGATGAACAGCTTGGATGTCGTATCCGGCATTTTCACGAACAGTTTTATCAACTTCCACCCTTGCCAGAAGAGTACAATATCTTCGCTATAGCCTTGCAAATAGCTGATAAGGTGTATTCAATTTCTCATCAGGAATTTGGCAATATCACCGACACTATGGCTCAAGAAGGAATCAATGCTTGTCTGGCTTATCTCAGACAGTACCTTCCTGAAAATATGTGCCTCCAAAATAACTAA
- the tnpA gene encoding IS66 family insertion sequence element accessory protein TnpA has translation MTTHRPTDFWKHHIRAWNKSGLSQSEYARRHELPVKTFGYHKRRLDNQRIIQSALNSEEQKPLIPVSVAQEPEPQKTSETGITLVSPGGLRVELASGFDATALKQVLNILEVA, from the coding sequence ATGACAACCCATCGCCCCACCGATTTCTGGAAACACCATATCCGAGCCTGGAACAAAAGCGGGCTCTCCCAGTCCGAATATGCCCGCAGGCATGAACTCCCGGTTAAAACATTCGGATACCATAAAAGACGCCTCGATAATCAAAGGATCATTCAGTCCGCTCTCAATTCAGAAGAGCAGAAGCCTTTGATTCCTGTTTCTGTCGCACAAGAACCGGAACCTCAAAAAACATCGGAAACAGGCATCACCCTTGTCAGCCCCGGCGGGCTTCGTGTTGAGCTAGCCTCCGGATTTGACGCAACGGCTTTAAAGCAGGTTCTCAATATTTTGGAGGTCGCATGA
- the tnpB gene encoding IS66 family insertion sequence element accessory protein TnpB (TnpB, as the term is used for proteins encoded by IS66 family insertion elements, is considered an accessory protein, since TnpC, encoded by a neighboring gene, is a DDE family transposase.): MIGASSSLSVYLVPGVTDMRKSIDGLSLIVSEVLELDPFSESLFVFCNRGRNKLKILHWQTNGFWLYYRRLEKGCFNWPRQDAPDQAIALTRRELNWLLDGLPVEQKKAHQPLHYQPAA, encoded by the coding sequence ATGATTGGTGCATCTTCATCTCTCAGCGTTTACCTGGTACCCGGCGTGACGGATATGCGCAAGTCTATTGACGGCCTGTCTCTCATCGTCAGTGAAGTGCTGGAACTGGACCCGTTTTCCGAAAGCCTGTTTGTCTTCTGCAACCGGGGGCGCAATAAGCTCAAGATTTTGCACTGGCAAACCAATGGCTTCTGGCTCTACTATCGCCGCCTGGAAAAGGGCTGTTTTAACTGGCCTCGTCAGGACGCTCCGGATCAGGCCATCGCATTAACCCGCCGTGAACTAAACTGGCTTCTGGACGGGTTGCCGGTAGAGCAGAAAAAAGCCCATCAACCTCTGCACTACCAGCCTGCCGCCTGA